A region from the Flavobacteriales bacterium genome encodes:
- a CDS encoding T9SS type A sorting domain-containing protein: MYITNNDGDEWWPFSDGLTNMNVTALAIDQNGLVLAGTSGGGVFRASLPVSVPELATSTFTLEQNVPNPCDGTTTIAYSLRTAAHVQLALLDAHGRTVAELVDATQPPGRNTVAVATARLAPGLYAYTLTVEGQRMTKRMMVVH, translated from the coding sequence GTGTACATCACGAACAACGACGGCGACGAGTGGTGGCCCTTCAGCGATGGGTTGACGAACATGAATGTTACCGCACTCGCCATTGATCAGAACGGCTTGGTGCTGGCTGGCACCAGCGGAGGCGGCGTGTTCCGCGCTTCGCTCCCCGTATCCGTACCGGAGCTTGCTACCAGCACGTTCACCCTAGAGCAGAACGTGCCCAACCCGTGCGACGGCACCACCACCATCGCCTACTCTTTGCGCACAGCAGCTCATGTGCAGCTCGCCTTGTTGGATGCACACGGCCGCACCGTAGCAGAGCTCGTTGATGCCACACAGCCTCCAGGTCGCAACACAGTTGCGGTGGCCACCGCTCGACTTGCACCGGGGCTGTACGCCTATACCCTCACCGTGGAAGGCCAGCGCATGACCAAGCGGATGATGGTGGTGCATTGA